In a single window of the Mesoplodon densirostris isolate mMesDen1 chromosome 16, mMesDen1 primary haplotype, whole genome shotgun sequence genome:
- the EARS2 gene encoding probable glutamate--tRNA ligase, mitochondrial isoform X3 yields MAVLLKTLVHPRRPPAALGRPLGRREASLGTHAGAAVRVRFAPSPTGFLHLGGLRTALYNYIFAKKHGGSFILRLEDTDQTRLVPGAVENIEDMLEWAGIPPDESPRRGGPAGPYLQSQRLALYAQATEALLKSGAAYPCFCSPQRLELLKREALRNRQTPRYDNRCRSLSEAQVAQKLAKDPKPAIRFHLEGEAPAFQDLVYGWNRHEVASVEGDPVILKSDGFPTYHLACVVDDHHMGISHVLRGSEWLVSTSKHLLLYQALGWQPPHFAHLPLLLNRDGSKLSKRQGDIFLEHFAAAGFLPDALLDIITNCGSGFAENRMGRTLPELITQFDLTRVTCHSALLDLEKLPEFNRLHLCRLVSDETQRRQLVGKLQALVEEAFGSQLQDRHVLDAAYVERIILLRQGHICRLQDLISPAYSYLWTRPAVGRAQLGAVSEKVDIIAKRVLGKDLL; encoded by the exons ATGGCTGTGCTCCTGAAGACGTTGGTGCATCCCCGGAGGCCCCCGGCGGCCTTGGGTCGTCCCCTGGGACGGCGCGAGGCCAGCCTGGGCACTCATGCCGGGGCTGCGGTGCGAGTGCGGTtcgcccccagccccacag GCTTCTTGCACCTGGGCGGCCTCCGCACTGCCTTGTACAACTACATCTTTGCCAAGAAGCACGGAGGGAGCTTCATCCTGAGGCTGGAGGACACGGATCAGACCCGCCTTGTGCCTGGGGCGGTGGAGAATATAGAGGACATGCTGGAGTGGGCAG GCATCCCCCCTGACGAGAGCCCCCGCCGGGGAGGTCCTGCAGGGCCCTACCTCCAGTCTCAGCGACTTGCGCTCTACGCCCAGGCCACCGAAGCTCTGCTGAAGAGCGGCGCTGCGTACCCGTGTTTCTGCTCACCCCAGCGGCTGGAACTCCTGAAGAGGGAGGCCCTAAGGAACCGCCAGACACCCCG GTATGACAATCGGTGCCGGAGCCTGAGCGAGGCGCAGGTGGCCCAGAAGCTGGCCAAAGACCCCAAGCCTGCCATCCGCTTCCACCTGGAGGGGGAGGCGCCAGCCTTCCAGGACTTGGTGTATGGCTGGAATCGGCATGAGGTGGCCAGTGTGGAGGGGGACCCAGTCATCCTGAAGAGCGACGGCTTCCCCACCTACCACCTGGCCTGCGTGGTGGACGACCACCACATGGGCATCAGCCACGTGCTGCGGGGCTCCGAGTGGCTGGTCTCCACCTCCAAGCATCTGCTCCTCtaccaggccctgggctggcagCCCCCGCACTTTGCCCACCTGCCCCTGCTCCTCAACAGGGATGGCAGCAAGCTGTCCAAGAGGCAAGGGGACATCTTCCTGGAGCATTTTGCTGCCGCCGGCTTCCTGCCGGATGCCTTGCTCGATATCATCACCAACTGCGGCTCAGGGTTTGCAG AGAACCGGATGGGCAGGACCTTGCCAGAGCTGATCACACAGTTTGACCTGACCCGGGTCACCTGCCACTCGGCCCTGCTGGACCTGGAGAAGCTCCCAGAATTCAACAG GCTGCACCTCTGCCGGCTGGTGAGCGATGAGACCCAGAGACGCCAGCTGGTGGGGAAGCTGCAGGCTCTCGTGGAGGAGGCATTCGGGAGCCAGCTGCAAGACAGGCATGTGCTGGACGCAGCCTATGTGGAGAGGATCATCCTGCTGAGACAG GGCCACATTTGCCGCCTGCAGGATTTGATCTCCCCAGCGTACTCCTACCTGTGGACTCGCCCTGCTGTGGGTCGAGCGCAGCTGGGCGCCGTCTCGGAGAAGGTGGACATCATTGCCAAGCGTGTGCTGGG CAAGGACCTCCTGTAG
- the EARS2 gene encoding probable glutamate--tRNA ligase, mitochondrial isoform X2, protein MAVLLKTLVHPRRPPAALGRPLGRREASLGTHAGAAVRVRFAPSPTGFLHLGGLRTALYNYIFAKKHGGSFILRLEDTDQTRLVPGAVENIEDMLEWAGIPPDESPRRGGPAGPYLQSQRLALYAQATEALLKSGAAYPCFCSPQRLELLKREALRNRQTPRYDNRCRSLSEAQVAQKLAKDPKPAIRFHLEGEAPAFQDLVYGWNRHEVASVEGDPVILKSDGFPTYHLACVVDDHHMGISHVLRGSEWLVSTSKHLLLYQALGWQPPHFAHLPLLLNRDGSKLSKRQGDIFLEHFAAAGFLPDALLDIITNCGSGFAENRMGRTLPELITQFDLTRVTCHSALLDLEKLPEFNRLHLCRLVSDETQRRQLVGKLQALVEEAFGSQLQDRHVLDAAYVERIILLRQGHICRLQDLISPAYSYLWTRPAVGRAQLGAVSEKVDIIAKRVLGLSLDLSRA, encoded by the exons ATGGCTGTGCTCCTGAAGACGTTGGTGCATCCCCGGAGGCCCCCGGCGGCCTTGGGTCGTCCCCTGGGACGGCGCGAGGCCAGCCTGGGCACTCATGCCGGGGCTGCGGTGCGAGTGCGGTtcgcccccagccccacag GCTTCTTGCACCTGGGCGGCCTCCGCACTGCCTTGTACAACTACATCTTTGCCAAGAAGCACGGAGGGAGCTTCATCCTGAGGCTGGAGGACACGGATCAGACCCGCCTTGTGCCTGGGGCGGTGGAGAATATAGAGGACATGCTGGAGTGGGCAG GCATCCCCCCTGACGAGAGCCCCCGCCGGGGAGGTCCTGCAGGGCCCTACCTCCAGTCTCAGCGACTTGCGCTCTACGCCCAGGCCACCGAAGCTCTGCTGAAGAGCGGCGCTGCGTACCCGTGTTTCTGCTCACCCCAGCGGCTGGAACTCCTGAAGAGGGAGGCCCTAAGGAACCGCCAGACACCCCG GTATGACAATCGGTGCCGGAGCCTGAGCGAGGCGCAGGTGGCCCAGAAGCTGGCCAAAGACCCCAAGCCTGCCATCCGCTTCCACCTGGAGGGGGAGGCGCCAGCCTTCCAGGACTTGGTGTATGGCTGGAATCGGCATGAGGTGGCCAGTGTGGAGGGGGACCCAGTCATCCTGAAGAGCGACGGCTTCCCCACCTACCACCTGGCCTGCGTGGTGGACGACCACCACATGGGCATCAGCCACGTGCTGCGGGGCTCCGAGTGGCTGGTCTCCACCTCCAAGCATCTGCTCCTCtaccaggccctgggctggcagCCCCCGCACTTTGCCCACCTGCCCCTGCTCCTCAACAGGGATGGCAGCAAGCTGTCCAAGAGGCAAGGGGACATCTTCCTGGAGCATTTTGCTGCCGCCGGCTTCCTGCCGGATGCCTTGCTCGATATCATCACCAACTGCGGCTCAGGGTTTGCAG AGAACCGGATGGGCAGGACCTTGCCAGAGCTGATCACACAGTTTGACCTGACCCGGGTCACCTGCCACTCGGCCCTGCTGGACCTGGAGAAGCTCCCAGAATTCAACAG GCTGCACCTCTGCCGGCTGGTGAGCGATGAGACCCAGAGACGCCAGCTGGTGGGGAAGCTGCAGGCTCTCGTGGAGGAGGCATTCGGGAGCCAGCTGCAAGACAGGCATGTGCTGGACGCAGCCTATGTGGAGAGGATCATCCTGCTGAGACAG GGCCACATTTGCCGCCTGCAGGATTTGATCTCCCCAGCGTACTCCTACCTGTGGACTCGCCCTGCTGTGGGTCGAGCGCAGCTGGGCGCCGTCTCGGAGAAGGTGGACATCATTGCCAAGCGTGTGCTGGG TTTATCTTTAGATCTGTCCAGGGCTTAG
- the EARS2 gene encoding probable glutamate--tRNA ligase, mitochondrial isoform X4, with product MAVLLKTLVHPRRPPAALGRPLGRREASLGTHAGAAVRVRFAPSPTGFLHLGGLRTALYNYIFAKKHGGSFILRLEDTDQTRLVPGAVENIEDMLEWAGIPPDESPRRGGPAGPYLQSQRLALYAQATEALLKSGAAYPCFCSPQRLELLKREALRNRQTPRYDNRCRSLSEAQVAQKLAKDPKPAIRFHLEGEAPAFQDLVYGWNRHEVASVEGDPVILKSDGFPTYHLACVVDDHHMGISHVLRGSEWLVSTSKHLLLYQALGWQPPHFAHLPLLLNRDGSKLSKRQGDIFLEHFAAAGFLPDALLDIITNCGSGFAENRMGRTLPELITQFDLTRVTCHSALLDLEKLPEFNRLHLCRLVSDETQRRQLVGKLQALVEEAFGSQLQDRHVLDAAYVERIILLRQGHICRLQDLISPAYSYLWTRPAVGRAQLGAVSEKVDIIAKRVLGCRF from the exons ATGGCTGTGCTCCTGAAGACGTTGGTGCATCCCCGGAGGCCCCCGGCGGCCTTGGGTCGTCCCCTGGGACGGCGCGAGGCCAGCCTGGGCACTCATGCCGGGGCTGCGGTGCGAGTGCGGTtcgcccccagccccacag GCTTCTTGCACCTGGGCGGCCTCCGCACTGCCTTGTACAACTACATCTTTGCCAAGAAGCACGGAGGGAGCTTCATCCTGAGGCTGGAGGACACGGATCAGACCCGCCTTGTGCCTGGGGCGGTGGAGAATATAGAGGACATGCTGGAGTGGGCAG GCATCCCCCCTGACGAGAGCCCCCGCCGGGGAGGTCCTGCAGGGCCCTACCTCCAGTCTCAGCGACTTGCGCTCTACGCCCAGGCCACCGAAGCTCTGCTGAAGAGCGGCGCTGCGTACCCGTGTTTCTGCTCACCCCAGCGGCTGGAACTCCTGAAGAGGGAGGCCCTAAGGAACCGCCAGACACCCCG GTATGACAATCGGTGCCGGAGCCTGAGCGAGGCGCAGGTGGCCCAGAAGCTGGCCAAAGACCCCAAGCCTGCCATCCGCTTCCACCTGGAGGGGGAGGCGCCAGCCTTCCAGGACTTGGTGTATGGCTGGAATCGGCATGAGGTGGCCAGTGTGGAGGGGGACCCAGTCATCCTGAAGAGCGACGGCTTCCCCACCTACCACCTGGCCTGCGTGGTGGACGACCACCACATGGGCATCAGCCACGTGCTGCGGGGCTCCGAGTGGCTGGTCTCCACCTCCAAGCATCTGCTCCTCtaccaggccctgggctggcagCCCCCGCACTTTGCCCACCTGCCCCTGCTCCTCAACAGGGATGGCAGCAAGCTGTCCAAGAGGCAAGGGGACATCTTCCTGGAGCATTTTGCTGCCGCCGGCTTCCTGCCGGATGCCTTGCTCGATATCATCACCAACTGCGGCTCAGGGTTTGCAG AGAACCGGATGGGCAGGACCTTGCCAGAGCTGATCACACAGTTTGACCTGACCCGGGTCACCTGCCACTCGGCCCTGCTGGACCTGGAGAAGCTCCCAGAATTCAACAG GCTGCACCTCTGCCGGCTGGTGAGCGATGAGACCCAGAGACGCCAGCTGGTGGGGAAGCTGCAGGCTCTCGTGGAGGAGGCATTCGGGAGCCAGCTGCAAGACAGGCATGTGCTGGACGCAGCCTATGTGGAGAGGATCATCCTGCTGAGACAG GGCCACATTTGCCGCCTGCAGGATTTGATCTCCCCAGCGTACTCCTACCTGTGGACTCGCCCTGCTGTGGGTCGAGCGCAGCTGGGCGCCGTCTCGGAGAAGGTGGACATCATTGCCAAGCGTGTGCTGGG GTGCAGATTCTGA
- the EARS2 gene encoding probable glutamate--tRNA ligase, mitochondrial isoform X1 codes for MAVLLKTLVHPRRPPAALGRPLGRREASLGTHAGAAVRVRFAPSPTGFLHLGGLRTALYNYIFAKKHGGSFILRLEDTDQTRLVPGAVENIEDMLEWAGIPPDESPRRGGPAGPYLQSQRLALYAQATEALLKSGAAYPCFCSPQRLELLKREALRNRQTPRYDNRCRSLSEAQVAQKLAKDPKPAIRFHLEGEAPAFQDLVYGWNRHEVASVEGDPVILKSDGFPTYHLACVVDDHHMGISHVLRGSEWLVSTSKHLLLYQALGWQPPHFAHLPLLLNRDGSKLSKRQGDIFLEHFAAAGFLPDALLDIITNCGSGFAENRMGRTLPELITQFDLTRVTCHSALLDLEKLPEFNRLHLCRLVSDETQRRQLVGKLQALVEEAFGSQLQDRHVLDAAYVERIILLRQGHICRLQDLISPAYSYLWTRPAVGRAQLGAVSEKVDIIAKRVLGLLEGPGMSLTQDMLNRELKKLSEGLEGTKHSNVMKLLRVALSGQLQGPPVAEMMLSLGPKEVRERIQKVLSS; via the exons ATGGCTGTGCTCCTGAAGACGTTGGTGCATCCCCGGAGGCCCCCGGCGGCCTTGGGTCGTCCCCTGGGACGGCGCGAGGCCAGCCTGGGCACTCATGCCGGGGCTGCGGTGCGAGTGCGGTtcgcccccagccccacag GCTTCTTGCACCTGGGCGGCCTCCGCACTGCCTTGTACAACTACATCTTTGCCAAGAAGCACGGAGGGAGCTTCATCCTGAGGCTGGAGGACACGGATCAGACCCGCCTTGTGCCTGGGGCGGTGGAGAATATAGAGGACATGCTGGAGTGGGCAG GCATCCCCCCTGACGAGAGCCCCCGCCGGGGAGGTCCTGCAGGGCCCTACCTCCAGTCTCAGCGACTTGCGCTCTACGCCCAGGCCACCGAAGCTCTGCTGAAGAGCGGCGCTGCGTACCCGTGTTTCTGCTCACCCCAGCGGCTGGAACTCCTGAAGAGGGAGGCCCTAAGGAACCGCCAGACACCCCG GTATGACAATCGGTGCCGGAGCCTGAGCGAGGCGCAGGTGGCCCAGAAGCTGGCCAAAGACCCCAAGCCTGCCATCCGCTTCCACCTGGAGGGGGAGGCGCCAGCCTTCCAGGACTTGGTGTATGGCTGGAATCGGCATGAGGTGGCCAGTGTGGAGGGGGACCCAGTCATCCTGAAGAGCGACGGCTTCCCCACCTACCACCTGGCCTGCGTGGTGGACGACCACCACATGGGCATCAGCCACGTGCTGCGGGGCTCCGAGTGGCTGGTCTCCACCTCCAAGCATCTGCTCCTCtaccaggccctgggctggcagCCCCCGCACTTTGCCCACCTGCCCCTGCTCCTCAACAGGGATGGCAGCAAGCTGTCCAAGAGGCAAGGGGACATCTTCCTGGAGCATTTTGCTGCCGCCGGCTTCCTGCCGGATGCCTTGCTCGATATCATCACCAACTGCGGCTCAGGGTTTGCAG AGAACCGGATGGGCAGGACCTTGCCAGAGCTGATCACACAGTTTGACCTGACCCGGGTCACCTGCCACTCGGCCCTGCTGGACCTGGAGAAGCTCCCAGAATTCAACAG GCTGCACCTCTGCCGGCTGGTGAGCGATGAGACCCAGAGACGCCAGCTGGTGGGGAAGCTGCAGGCTCTCGTGGAGGAGGCATTCGGGAGCCAGCTGCAAGACAGGCATGTGCTGGACGCAGCCTATGTGGAGAGGATCATCCTGCTGAGACAG GGCCACATTTGCCGCCTGCAGGATTTGATCTCCCCAGCGTACTCCTACCTGTGGACTCGCCCTGCTGTGGGTCGAGCGCAGCTGGGCGCCGTCTCGGAGAAGGTGGACATCATTGCCAAGCGTGTGCTGGG GCTTTTAGAAGGACCCGGTATGAGTTTAACTCAGGACATGCTGAACAGAGAACTGAAGAAGCTGTCAGAAGGTCTGGAAGGCACCAAACACAGTAACGTGATGAAGCTCCTCCGAGTGGCCCTCAGTGGACAGCTG CAAGGACCTCCTGTAGCTGAGATGATGTTGTCCTTGGGACCAAAGGAAGTGCGGGAACGAATACAGAAGGTGCTTTCCAGCTAG